From the Bacteroidia bacterium genome, one window contains:
- a CDS encoding SBBP repeat-containing protein, which yields MTRASAFHTLILLFLSMSVSFSASPYFSAAMDNVRVNGVPRASDAELTRDRVTLPVTRRSPILYDAVLLPKAEMKRDADPAAEQKVRSAMATASIRFTENRGQVADTDGKPRPEIRYTADAGGTRLYFTATGVSYVFTRTEDDDTQAGRRMSDDPLDERDREPEKVTVYRMDMRLQGCNANVRIRHDIEQEGYSNYYLAHCPDGITYVKSYGKLAYENIYDNIDLVYYSDQQKMKYEFIVHPGGNPKDIRMHYDGATNIRVNDNGGLEVKTPLGEINEKKPYTHQNGAEVPSAFSLQGEVVGFSVGNYDPNAMLVIDPWATYFGGSGGENCGWISRDGNDNIFTGGDTYSTNFPVMNAHQSTHAGLSDLAIISFTPTGSLRWATYYGGSGSDGWPSFACDNSGNATVSVRTQSTNFPTTFGAFQAAHAGGNDEGAIIKLSNTGIRVWATYIGSNGVDTITDLKCDANDNIYFIGYTNGSNFPMVNPFQSSLSGAYDWVIGKFSSSGQLLWSTYYGGSDSDTSTRISVTPSGALAAGGFTDSSNFPLQNAWQSVRVGREAVLVKFNASGQREWATYYGGSGDDRCRGVAMDQAGNVFLDGTTSSSNLPAPNGWQTTNNGGGYDAFISKFSSNGTLYWSTYFGGSGTEYVDDIVCASSGAVYVTGSTNSTNLPVLNAHQSTIGGGYDGFFLAASSSGVLQWATYFGGSGNDWFQGIACSSTGEVIGIGRTFSMNMYTLNPYQSANAGNDDLFVVVMNAQGQFSSVPMQILTSQIIPSLLCGGASLPVSFTASGTFNAANVFTAQLSDATGSFTSPSAIGALSGTQSGSINCSLPVNAVPGTRYRIRVVASNPSWTGTDNGSDLTIGPRPSASITPAGAVPLCPSTSIALTSSGGSGYTYQWLRDGNAIGGAINATYMAALPGLYRVILTSPAACKDTSAATQLVLYSADTTHLVWTGAVSREWSTPGNWNHPCATPGSGDTVVIAGSGQTPISIPSVTLSALEMNNTNGTLVGGQLGITDALILSSGNIDAGAGEIRLGPTAAISGGSFTSHIVTSDTGSLVIDGIGTGARTGAVLFPVGASHVSYTPVSLTNAGTADAFRVRAVADLRLAGLSGTVITSHAVGRTWVIEEGNPGGSDATITLQWYLNDELPAFLRTGSMIHRFNGSTWYALQPPGPTAGSNPYTRTVYGVTAFSLFAIADSAANLPVELLSFSARLEAGAAIVTWSTASETNNAGFIVERRVGSGPWRSRGFVPGSGTTMAGQEYAFSDAIETSIPAGTPLAYRLRQIDTDGTETVSHEVTVLQSSDPAFSLAQNYPNPVYNGEAGASATIFTYSLAAEAYVRLTIHDALGREVAVVVEGVRPAGTQSISFNASGLPAGSYVCRLEAQGVVRTRMMHIVR from the coding sequence ATGACACGTGCTTCTGCCTTCCATACGCTCATTCTGCTGTTCCTCTCAATGTCTGTGTCTTTTTCCGCTTCGCCGTATTTTTCGGCGGCAATGGACAATGTGCGTGTGAACGGTGTGCCGAGGGCCTCCGATGCGGAGTTGACGCGTGACAGAGTAACACTACCGGTAACGAGGCGATCGCCGATACTCTACGATGCGGTGCTTCTGCCGAAAGCGGAGATGAAGCGCGATGCCGATCCGGCCGCGGAGCAGAAAGTCCGTTCCGCCATGGCGACTGCGTCGATCCGTTTCACGGAGAACCGCGGGCAAGTCGCCGATACGGATGGGAAGCCCCGGCCTGAGATTCGCTATACGGCCGATGCGGGAGGGACCAGGTTGTACTTTACGGCGACAGGTGTGAGTTACGTGTTCACCAGGACTGAAGATGATGACACTCAGGCTGGCCGGCGGATGAGCGACGACCCGCTTGACGAACGCGACCGGGAGCCGGAGAAGGTCACGGTGTACAGGATGGATATGAGGCTGCAGGGCTGCAATGCGAATGTGCGTATACGGCATGATATCGAGCAGGAGGGCTACAGCAACTACTACCTCGCCCACTGTCCCGACGGAATCACCTATGTGAAAAGCTACGGGAAACTGGCGTACGAGAACATCTACGACAACATCGATCTGGTGTACTACTCCGATCAACAAAAAATGAAATACGAGTTCATCGTGCATCCGGGAGGAAATCCGAAAGATATCCGCATGCACTACGACGGCGCGACGAATATCCGGGTGAACGATAACGGCGGCCTTGAGGTCAAAACGCCGTTGGGCGAGATCAACGAAAAGAAGCCGTATACACACCAGAACGGCGCCGAAGTGCCGTCCGCTTTTTCGCTCCAGGGCGAGGTTGTGGGCTTTTCCGTTGGAAATTATGATCCGAACGCGATGCTGGTGATTGATCCGTGGGCAACGTATTTCGGAGGATCGGGAGGTGAGAACTGTGGTTGGATTTCCCGAGATGGTAATGACAACATCTTCACCGGCGGAGACACATATAGCACGAATTTCCCAGTGATGAACGCCCATCAATCGACCCACGCAGGTTTATCAGACCTTGCCATCATTTCGTTCACCCCGACCGGGTCATTACGTTGGGCTACATACTATGGGGGAAGCGGATCCGATGGCTGGCCTTCGTTCGCTTGCGACAATTCCGGCAACGCCACTGTCTCAGTTCGCACACAGAGCACGAATTTTCCTACAACTTTTGGCGCGTTTCAAGCGGCTCACGCCGGAGGCAATGATGAAGGTGCGATCATCAAATTATCAAACACCGGTATTCGCGTCTGGGCTACATACATCGGCAGTAACGGAGTGGATACTATAACTGATTTGAAATGCGATGCCAATGACAACATCTATTTCATCGGATATACCAACGGCTCAAACTTTCCAATGGTGAATCCGTTTCAATCGTCTCTCTCAGGAGCGTATGATTGGGTGATAGGGAAATTCAGTTCCTCCGGCCAGCTACTGTGGTCAACGTACTATGGTGGGAGCGATAGCGATACCTCGACGCGTATTTCTGTCACGCCTTCCGGCGCTCTCGCGGCGGGAGGTTTTACCGACAGTTCAAATTTTCCATTGCAGAATGCATGGCAGTCTGTTCGAGTCGGCCGTGAAGCCGTCCTTGTGAAATTCAATGCATCCGGACAGCGTGAGTGGGCGACGTACTACGGTGGGTCAGGGGATGACCGCTGTCGAGGAGTAGCCATGGATCAGGCAGGTAATGTTTTTTTGGACGGCACGACGAGCAGTTCCAACCTGCCGGCTCCCAACGGATGGCAAACCACAAATAACGGAGGAGGCTATGATGCATTTATCTCAAAGTTCTCCTCTAATGGAACCCTCTATTGGTCGACATATTTTGGAGGAAGCGGTACCGAATACGTAGATGATATCGTTTGCGCATCGAGCGGAGCAGTGTATGTCACCGGGTCCACCAACAGCACGAATCTCCCTGTATTGAACGCCCACCAGAGCACAATTGGAGGAGGCTATGACGGATTTTTCCTTGCCGCGTCGTCAAGCGGCGTTTTGCAATGGGCAACCTATTTTGGAGGAAGTGGTAATGATTGGTTCCAGGGAATAGCGTGTAGCTCAACCGGTGAAGTGATAGGGATCGGAAGGACGTTTAGCATGAACATGTACACGTTGAACCCATATCAGTCAGCTAACGCCGGTAATGACGATCTGTTCGTCGTCGTCATGAACGCACAGGGCCAGTTTTCGTCTGTGCCCATGCAGATACTGACATCGCAGATTATTCCCTCTTTGCTTTGTGGTGGTGCATCTCTGCCCGTGTCGTTCACTGCATCAGGCACTTTCAACGCTGCAAATGTTTTCACAGCGCAATTGTCCGACGCCACAGGGTCGTTTACATCACCCTCAGCCATCGGAGCATTGTCAGGGACGCAATCCGGAAGCATCAATTGCTCGTTACCTGTAAACGCTGTACCCGGTACTCGATACCGCATCCGTGTCGTAGCCTCCAATCCTTCCTGGACCGGTACCGACAATGGCTCGGATCTCACCATCGGTCCCAGGCCCAGTGCCAGTATCACACCGGCAGGGGCTGTACCTCTCTGCCCCAGTACCTCTATAGCACTCACTTCCTCCGGAGGATCGGGATATACATATCAATGGCTCAGGGACGGCAATGCAATCGGTGGCGCAATCAACGCCACCTACATGGCGGCCTTACCGGGATTGTATCGCGTGATACTCACATCTCCTGCAGCCTGCAAAGACACCTCGGCGGCAACGCAGCTTGTGCTTTACTCCGCCGATACGACGCACCTGGTCTGGACCGGCGCAGTGTCACGTGAATGGAGTACTCCCGGGAATTGGAATCATCCGTGTGCCACACCGGGTTCGGGAGATACAGTCGTGATCGCCGGAAGCGGACAGACCCCGATTTCCATTCCAAGCGTGACGCTCTCCGCCCTCGAGATGAACAACACCAATGGCACGCTCGTGGGCGGTCAGCTCGGAATCACCGATGCGCTCATCCTCAGCAGCGGCAATATCGATGCGGGAGCGGGAGAGATTCGTCTCGGACCGACAGCCGCGATCTCCGGCGGAAGCTTTACCTCGCATATCGTGACATCGGACACGGGTTCGCTCGTTATCGACGGCATCGGCACGGGAGCACGGACAGGCGCTGTGCTCTTTCCCGTCGGAGCGTCGCATGTGAGCTACACTCCCGTGTCGCTCACGAACGCCGGCACAGCGGATGCGTTCCGCGTGCGCGCCGTTGCAGATTTGCGGCTTGCGGGTCTCTCGGGAACCGTCATCACCTCGCATGCGGTCGGACGCACCTGGGTGATCGAGGAGGGGAATCCCGGCGGTAGCGACGCGACGATCACGCTTCAATGGTACCTCAACGACGAACTGCCGGCTTTTCTGCGAACCGGGAGTATGATCCACCGCTTCAACGGCAGCACCTGGTACGCGCTGCAGCCGCCTGGGCCAACGGCAGGCAGCAATCCGTACACCCGTACCGTGTACGGTGTGACGGCTTTCTCGCTCTTCGCAATTGCCGACAGCGCGGCGAATCTGCCGGTGGAACTGCTTTCCTTCTCGGCGCGGCTCGAGGCCGGTGCGGCGATAGTTACGTGGAGCACGGCGTCGGAGACGAACAACGCGGGATTCATCGTCGAGCGGCGGGTCGGATCCGGGCCATGGCGGTCCCGTGGTTTCGTCCCGGGAAGCGGCACGACCATGGCCGGGCAGGAATACGCATTCAGCGATGCGATCGAGACCAGTATCCCGGCCGGGACACCGCTCGCCTACCGTCTCCGCCAGATCGACACTGACGGCACCGAGACGGTGAGTCACGAAGTGACCGTGCTGCAGTCGTCGGATCCGGCATTTTCTCTGGCGCAGAATTATCCGAATCCCGTATACAACGGCGAAGCCGGAGCGTCCGCAACGATCTTCACCTACTCGCTTGCCGCCGAAGCGTACGTCCGTCTGACCATCCATGATGCTCTCGGCCGCGAAGTGGCGGTGGTGGTCGAAGGCGTGCGTCCCGCGGGCACGCAGAGCATCAGCTTCAACGCATCCGGTCTTCCCGCCGGCAGCTATGTGTGCCGTCTCGAGGCGCAGGGCGTGGTGCGGACAAGGATGATGCATATCGTCAGATGA
- a CDS encoding T9SS type A sorting domain-containing protein gives MNRSFHCIALFLLMLAGIVTQSPAQQMPIANPVLFDINKLVVNGEGAWSWCGSFTSLGNELILAATDGMSTSLYGIDATAASPSPRRIKDFYFMANEPAYAGTPRNVNGTVYLSAAPSVAVGMELFKSDGTTAGTVLVRDLLTSTKVPHSNPSYYHMLGNGKVIFTAAWGFWESFPWKSYYVSIYGLFVTNGTSSGTSGLTTNKAFQSHGSHKIALTVHNGTAYCFLKDYVAVKKGAPSTKFGEELWKSDGTAAGTVMVKDINPGTGSGCVPAISGNWPLAYDANRIVSVGDYIYFTATDGSSGYELWKSDGTSVGTTRVMDIFPGAESSLPAWLTVMNNIVYFSGRTANDGDKLMRYIPATNTVDVVADIHPGTGPRDSAYVSWITAIDGTLYFSAFDPEHGQELWKSDGIPVALGGNTVRVADINPGVHGSYPNISWPGAMTLDVHSENEHCFFSHNGWLYFPADDGVHGIELWRSNGTTTQLLTDINTDPTFNIGSSDIPYTMCVVNNKLFFHGYDKPYGWEPYMIDLATLPKSAGERQAAPTSLALEQNYPNPFGSASMQSTAITFSLPESALVRISIHDMLGREVAVVVEGVRPAGTQSISFNASLLPAGSYVCRLEAQGAMRTRMMHIVR, from the coding sequence ATGAATCGTTCATTCCATTGTATCGCATTGTTCCTGCTGATGCTTGCAGGCATTGTTACGCAGAGTCCGGCACAGCAGATGCCCATCGCGAACCCCGTATTGTTCGACATCAACAAGCTCGTCGTCAACGGCGAGGGAGCGTGGTCCTGGTGCGGCTCGTTCACGTCGCTCGGTAACGAACTGATTCTCGCGGCAACCGACGGCATGAGCACTTCGCTCTACGGCATTGACGCCACGGCCGCCTCACCGAGTCCGAGACGGATCAAGGATTTCTATTTCATGGCCAATGAACCTGCTTATGCCGGCACGCCGCGCAATGTCAACGGAACCGTGTATCTTTCTGCCGCGCCGAGCGTCGCCGTCGGAATGGAACTGTTCAAGTCCGACGGCACGACCGCCGGCACGGTGCTCGTCCGCGATCTACTGACCTCCACCAAGGTCCCGCACAGCAATCCGTCTTATTATCATATGCTCGGGAACGGTAAGGTCATTTTCACCGCCGCATGGGGGTTCTGGGAGTCTTTCCCGTGGAAGTCGTACTATGTAAGTATCTACGGCCTCTTCGTGACGAACGGCACCTCCTCAGGTACCAGCGGCCTCACCACGAACAAAGCATTCCAGTCACACGGGAGCCACAAAATCGCGTTGACCGTGCACAACGGCACCGCCTACTGTTTTCTCAAGGATTACGTTGCCGTGAAGAAAGGCGCCCCGTCGACGAAGTTCGGCGAAGAGCTGTGGAAAAGCGACGGCACCGCCGCGGGCACGGTCATGGTAAAGGACATCAACCCGGGCACGGGGTCGGGATGCGTTCCCGCTATTTCCGGGAACTGGCCCCTGGCCTATGATGCGAACCGGATCGTCTCAGTCGGCGATTACATCTACTTCACGGCGACGGACGGGAGCAGCGGGTACGAGCTCTGGAAGTCCGACGGCACTTCCGTCGGCACGACGCGCGTCATGGATATTTTCCCCGGTGCGGAGAGCAGCCTGCCGGCCTGGCTGACCGTGATGAACAACATCGTCTATTTTTCCGGCCGCACGGCCAACGACGGCGATAAACTCATGCGCTATATACCTGCAACGAACACGGTGGACGTCGTGGCCGACATACACCCGGGCACCGGACCGCGCGACAGTGCCTATGTAAGCTGGATCACCGCTATTGACGGAACACTGTACTTCTCGGCGTTTGATCCTGAGCACGGGCAGGAATTGTGGAAGAGCGACGGCATTCCCGTGGCGCTGGGCGGCAACACGGTGCGTGTGGCGGATATCAATCCGGGAGTTCATGGTTCGTATCCGAACATTTCCTGGCCGGGTGCAATGACGCTTGACGTGCATTCCGAGAATGAACACTGTTTCTTCTCGCATAACGGATGGCTTTATTTCCCGGCCGACGACGGCGTGCACGGCATCGAACTCTGGCGCAGCAACGGCACAACCACCCAACTGCTGACCGACATCAACACCGACCCGACGTTCAACATCGGCTCAAGCGACATCCCATACACTATGTGCGTCGTCAACAACAAGCTCTTCTTTCATGGCTACGACAAGCCGTACGGCTGGGAGCCGTACATGATCGATCTGGCCACGCTTCCAAAGAGCGCGGGCGAGCGGCAGGCGGCACCGACATCACTCGCGCTGGAGCAGAATTACCCGAATCCCTTCGGCTCAGCAAGCATGCAGTCTACCGCGATCACCTTCTCGCTGCCTGAATCAGCGCTTGTTCGGATTTCGATACACGACATGCTTGGCCGCGAAGTGGCGGTGGTGGTCGAAGGCGTGCGTCCCGCTGGCACGCAGAGCATCAGCTTCAACGCATCCCTTCTTCCCGCCGGCAGCTATGTGTGCCGCCTCGAGGCGCAGGGCGCGATGCGGACAAGGATGATGCATATCGTCAGATGA
- a CDS encoding T9SS type A sorting domain-containing protein: MTRASAFHTLILLFLSMSVSFSASPYFSAAMDNVRVNGVPRASDAELTRDRVTLPVTRRSPILYDAVLLPKAEMKRDADPAAEQKVRSAMATASIRFTENRGQVADTDGKPRPEIRYTADAGGTRLYFTATGVSYVFTRTENDDNQAGRRMSDDPLDERDREPEQVSVYRMDMKLQGCNANVRIRHDIEQEGYSNYYLAHCPDGITYVKSYGKLVYENIYDNIDLVYYSDQQKMKYEFIVHPGGNPKDIRMHYDGATNIRVNDNGGLEVETPLGEINEKKPYTHQNGAEVPSAFSLQGEVVGFSVGNYDPNALLVIDPWATYCAGAGFWNVDCDASGNIVAVGFSSGGFPVQNAIQSSVAGSIDWCVIKYSASCTVQWATYYGGSGQEFGNNGYVNRVSIDPAGNIAIAGTTESIDFPVSTGAYQTTFGGQKDCVLVLLTPSGLRNWATYVGGSGSEQLAFPDCASNGSIVLGFVTQSSNMATSNPFQSNLSGPSDGFIVVFSSTGQVSWATYFGGSDDDGCFAAFGFDNSIYVASGTESNNFPVLNPFQATRAGSGDLALSKFSPGRQLLWSTYFGGSGSAYEILRDMTVDGSGNVSIAGQTSNVNFPVYGAFQSVYGGGQDDGFVVKFSSTGTLMWSTFLGGSNTDSMLGIDCDSGGSLYVAGWASSANYPTMNAFQASNAGGPDVVITAFSPGGGCLWSTYYGGTGGDYGYSCTVGSGGAVTVVGNAGPGLPLFNPIYISPVNNAFIASFNQYGHFTNNIMALQTAAVNPSIFCAGSMLQVSFTATGVFNSGNNFTAQLSDATGSFSTPVAIGTLAGTQSGSINCLLPVNAVLGTRYRIRVVASILPWTGTDNGSDLTIGPRPSASITPAGAVPLCPSTSIALTSSGGSGYTYQWLRDGNAIGGAINATYMAALPGLYRVILTSPAACKDTSVATQLVLYSADTTHLVWTGAVSREWSTPGNWNHPCATPGSGDTVVIAGSGQTPISIPSVTLSALEMNNTNGTLVGGQLGITDALILSSGNIDAGAGEIRLGPTAAISGGSFTSHIVTSDTGSLVIDGIGTGARTGAVLFPVGASHVSYTPVSLTNAGTADAFRVRAVADLRLAGLSGTVLTSHAVGRTWVIEEGNPGGSDATITLQWYLNDELPAFLRTGSMIHRFNGSTWYALQPPGPTAGSNPYTRTVYGVTAFSPFAIADSAANLPVELLSFSARLEAGAAIVTWSTASETNNAGFIVERRVGSGPWRSRGFVPGSGTTMAGQEYAFSDAIETGIPAGTPLAYRLRQIDTDGTETVSHEVTVLQSSDPAFSLAQNYPNPVYNGEAGASATIFTYSLAAEAYVRLTIHDALGREVAVVEDGIRQGGMHSVVFDAAALPAGMYMVRLESAGLVKVKRLSVVR; this comes from the coding sequence ATGACACGCGCTTCTGCCTTCCATACGCTCATTCTGCTGTTCCTCTCAATGTCTGTGTCTTTTTCCGCATCGCCGTATTTTTCGGCGGCAATGGACAATGTGCGTGTGAACGGTGTGCCGAGGGCCTCCGATGCGGAGTTGACGCGTGACAGAGTAACACTACCGGTAACGAGGCGATCGCCGATACTCTACGATGCGGTGCTTCTGCCGAAAGCGGAGATGAAGCGCGATGCCGATCCGGCCGCGGAGCAGAAAGTCCGTTCCGCCATGGCGACTGCGTCGATCCGTTTCACGGAGAACCGCGGGCAAGTCGCCGATACGGATGGGAAGCCCCGGCCTGAGATTCGCTATACGGCCGATGCGGGAGGGACCAGGTTGTACTTTACGGCGACCGGTGTGAGTTACGTGTTCACCAGGACGGAAAATGATGACAATCAGGCTGGCCGGCGGATGAGCGACGACCCGCTTGACGAACGCGACCGGGAGCCGGAGCAGGTCTCGGTGTACAGGATGGATATGAAGCTGCAGGGCTGCAATGCGAATGTGCGCATACGGCATGATATCGAGCAGGAGGGCTACAGCAACTACTACCTCGCCCACTGTCCCGACGGGATCACCTATGTGAAAAGCTACGGGAAACTGGTGTACGAGAACATCTACGACAACATCGATCTGGTGTACTACTCCGATCAACAAAAAATGAAATACGAGTTCATCGTGCATCCGGGAGGAAATCCGAAAGATATCCGCATGCACTACGATGGCGCGACGAATATCCGGGTGAACGATAATGGCGGACTGGAGGTAGAAACGCCGTTGGGCGAGATCAACGAAAAGAAGCCGTATACACACCAGAACGGGGCAGAAGTGCCGTCCGCATTCTCGCTCCAGGGCGAGGTTGTGGGCTTTTCCGTTGGAAATTATGATCCGAACGCGCTGCTCGTGATTGATCCGTGGGCGACGTATTGTGCCGGAGCAGGTTTTTGGAATGTTGATTGTGATGCCTCGGGAAATATCGTTGCCGTCGGTTTTTCGAGTGGCGGATTTCCGGTGCAGAATGCCATTCAATCGTCAGTCGCGGGTTCAATAGATTGGTGTGTCATCAAGTACTCCGCGAGTTGTACTGTACAATGGGCGACGTATTATGGAGGCAGCGGCCAGGAATTCGGTAACAACGGATACGTGAATCGGGTTTCTATCGACCCGGCCGGCAATATCGCCATTGCAGGCACGACTGAAAGTATAGACTTCCCGGTAAGCACCGGAGCGTATCAGACGACGTTTGGCGGTCAGAAGGATTGCGTGCTCGTTCTATTGACCCCCAGCGGACTCCGAAATTGGGCGACGTACGTTGGTGGTTCAGGTTCCGAACAACTCGCGTTCCCTGATTGTGCTTCTAACGGCAGTATTGTTCTGGGTTTCGTCACACAGAGTTCGAATATGGCGACCTCTAATCCCTTTCAATCGAATCTCAGTGGCCCCAGCGACGGATTCATCGTGGTGTTTTCAAGTACTGGGCAAGTAAGCTGGGCCACATACTTTGGTGGCTCCGATGACGACGGCTGTTTCGCCGCCTTCGGTTTCGATAATTCAATCTACGTTGCCTCCGGAACAGAAAGTAATAATTTCCCTGTGCTCAACCCGTTTCAGGCCACACGTGCGGGGAGCGGCGATCTGGCGTTGTCTAAGTTCAGTCCGGGGAGACAACTTCTTTGGTCCACCTATTTCGGAGGTTCCGGGAGCGCATACGAAATACTGCGCGACATGACCGTGGATGGGAGCGGCAATGTGTCTATCGCCGGCCAGACGAGCAATGTGAATTTCCCGGTGTATGGAGCATTTCAAAGTGTATATGGCGGAGGACAGGACGACGGATTCGTTGTGAAGTTCTCCAGCACTGGCACCCTGATGTGGTCGACATTCTTGGGCGGTTCGAATACGGATTCGATGCTCGGTATTGACTGCGACAGCGGCGGTTCATTATATGTGGCCGGATGGGCAAGTAGCGCAAATTACCCCACGATGAATGCGTTTCAAGCCTCGAATGCAGGTGGTCCTGATGTGGTCATTACAGCTTTCAGCCCTGGCGGTGGATGCCTCTGGTCAACGTATTATGGGGGGACGGGGGGCGACTATGGATACTCTTGTACAGTCGGATCCGGTGGTGCGGTAACTGTTGTCGGTAACGCCGGACCAGGGTTGCCCTTATTTAATCCTATCTACATCTCGCCGGTTAACAACGCCTTTATTGCATCGTTCAATCAGTACGGTCATTTTACCAACAACATAATGGCTCTCCAGACCGCTGCAGTCAATCCCTCGATATTCTGTGCCGGTTCCATGCTGCAGGTCAGCTTCACCGCAACAGGAGTATTCAATTCGGGGAATAATTTCACCGCACAACTTTCGGATGCGACAGGGTCTTTCTCGACGCCTGTTGCTATCGGCACCCTAGCAGGGACGCAATCCGGAAGCATCAATTGCTTGTTACCTGTGAATGCTGTACTCGGTACCCGTTACCGCATCCGCGTCGTAGCCTCAATCCTTCCCTGGACCGGTACCGACAATGGCTCGGATCTCACCATCGGTCCCAGGCCCAGTGCCAGTATCACACCGGCAGGGGCTGTACCTCTCTGCCCCAGTACCTCTATAGCACTCACTTCCTCCGGAGGATCGGGATATACATATCAATGGCTCAGGGACGGCAATGCAATCGGTGGCGCAATCAACGCCACCTACATGGCGGCCTTACCGGGATTGTATCGCGTGATACTCACATCTCCTGCAGCCTGCAAAGACACCTCGGTGGCAACGCAGCTTGTGCTTTACTCCGCCGATACGACGCACCTGGTCTGGACCGGCGCAGTGTCACGTGAATGGAGTACTCCCGGGAATTGGAATCATCCGTGTGCCACACCGGGTTCGGGAGATACAGTCGTGATCGCCGGAAGCGGACAGACCCCGATTTCCATTCCAAGCGTGACGCTCTCCGCCCTCGAGATGAACAACACCAATGGCACGCTCGTGGGCGGTCAGCTCGGAATCACCGATGCGCTCATCCTCAGCAGCGGCAATATCGATGCGGGAGCGGGAGAGATTCGTCTCGGACCGACAGCCGCGATCTCCGGCGGAAGCTTTACCTCGCATATCGTGACATCGGACACGGGTTCGCTCGTTATCGACGGCATCGGCACGGGAGCACGGACAGGCGCTGTGCTCTTTCCCGTCGGAGCGTCGCATGTGAGCTACACTCCCGTGTCGCTCACGAACGCCGGCACAGCGGACGCGTTCCGCGTGCGCGCCGTTGCAGATTTGCGGCTTGCGGGTCTCTCGGGAACCGTCCTCACCTCGCATGCGGTCGGACGCACCTGGGTGATCGAGGAGGGGAATCCCGGCGGTAGCGACGCGACGATCACGCTTCAATGGTACCTCAACGACGAACTGCCGGCTTTTCTGCGAACCGGGAGTATGATCCACCGCTTCAACGGCAGCACCTGGTACGCGCTGCAGCCGCCTGGGCCAACGGCAGGCAGCAATCCGTACACCCGTACCGTGTACGGTGTGACGGCTTTCTCGCCCTTCGCAATTGCCGACAGCGCGGCGAATCTGCCGGTGGAACTGCTTTCCTTCTCGGCGCGGCTCGAGGCCGGTGCGGCGATAGTTACGTGGAGCACGGCGTCGGAGACGAACAACGCGGGATTCATCGTCGAGCGGCGGGTCGGATCCGGGCCATGGCGGTCCCGTGGTTTCGTCCCGGGAAGCGGCACGACCATGGCCGGGCAGGAATACGCATTCAGCGATGCGATCGAGACCGGTATCCCGGCCGGGACACCGCTGGCCTACCGTCTCCGCCAGATCGACACGGACGGCACCGAGACGGTGAGTCACGAAGTGACCGTGCTGCAGTCGTCGGATCCGGCATTTTCTCTGGCGCAGAATTATCCGAATCCCGTATACAACGGCGAAGCCGGAGCGTCCGCAACGATCTTCACCTACTCGCTTGCCGCCGAAGCGTACGTCCGCCTGACCATCCATGATGCACTCGGCCGCGAAGTGGCGGTGGTGGAGGATGGTATACGCCAGGGCGGTATGCACTCAGTCGTGTTCGACGCGGCGGCATTACCTGCAGGAATGTATATGGTACGGCTTGAGTCGGCCGGATTGGTGAAGGTGAAAAGGCTGAGTGTCGTTAGGTAA